The sequence TTTCTTATACATTCGTTAATGTTCTTAAGACAAATTTAGGGGGATGATTTGATCATTTATTGTGACTAGAATTTATAGCCTTTCAACCATGTGAATATTACGATTTTAAGAGCCTCTATTTGCACATAAAACACGAGTAATCTCAAATCTATTAACATGCTAAAGAAAGACTCAAAGTCATGATCAAAATCTTGCacaaatacatacatatttacattcatatttttcgaaaaacataaaatataatcacatcatcATGAACACATACTCGAAACGAGATTATCACCACAAACAAGTATCCCTAAATTCTATCAACAAGAACACCCAACCTAAGATCatagggagctagtgacagggatatacaacggggaacaaccttagtttcgagATGAATAGTTTGAATCGTAAGggacctcttgggaaaggatccaagagagaagaaaacccataccttaatcgaAGTTCAAACTTTAAATGTTGCTGCCCGGAAAACTCCTCTAAACCACCCCCAATTCACTTCAACGTACACCTCTCTCGACAaacctctcttagccttgacgttttgattactttttcttttgcttaAAAATTTTTGTTAGTTCTTCAAGCATGAAAACTGTTGATATTTTGGCAGAAATAATGTGAGGaagatggagaacgtgagagagggagttaagaagcgtgagagagagaggaCTAATtggattaggagactaattcaagaattagtcaaataacatttaaaataaataaatacaaatctgttttatttatttatttatttattcatttaaaacgTGAAAGGACAATTATGCCCTTAAAtacctatttattcttatttatataattcttttttttgaatCGTTACATATATACACACTCTTGTTTGAGactacttgtgtaatgtttaatgaactttcattaagagacaatattttacttatgaattgttcttaaattcatacatcaacattaacatattagtcggattataatattttatattaataataaatagattaagtaattcatattttagaaacaaaaaattatgtctaaataataaaatttgtaagctaatttatttaaataactttattagtataaatataaaatataaaatataaaatataaaatcaaaaaaataagtaaaatcttAAAAGGagttgaggggtatttttgtctttacctaGAATAGTCCCATGGTATTAGAGCTAATACctccaaatggaaggtattagtaatacatcctATAATACCATGTTGgaggtataactaatccatgaattagttatacataggctCAAATTCCTACCAAATATAGTACTAAATAATACCTTACATAATCCATGGATTATTTCTTCTTATGAAGCAGTCTGATTATTTCCACTTGAGTCGACTTAAGTTTTTCTCTCCTCGTACAGTCTTGGCTCTAGTAAAGAGAAAGAATCTCTCCCTCTTTCATCACCATTGAAAGCGCTTTGTCCCGCCTATCAGAACCGCTTCCACCTCTGGGACTTCGGAGAGCCGCTAAACAATGAGGTCggcctaccaaacgaccccttaagaGATAATTGGGTCTTTAACCATATAAATGCATGTATTAAATCATCTGCATTACTAATATCTAGAAATCTATAGTATTAGAAATACACAATAAAGTATACATAGCATGAGAAAATGCACCAAACAAGAGATTACTGATACATGtaattaatatatgtattatttttgcTAATACAATCTACCAAACAACGCtcttttgatttgtatttacttctttcatctatttttatttgtcatgtagcgtttttcaaaagtcaatttaactaattttcaaagttaattagattacattaattcgatcttttaaacaaaacaattagatgttcaaaaattatacaaaaggtACTATACATTGCAATtatttgcatattaatatgatgaaaaatatattgtaaaattttagtcaaagtttttatatttgaaatctaaaaataaaaaaatatgacagTTAATAGTGCACAGAGACCGAGGGAGCTTCACCCTTTCCTCTTTTagcttaattaaattaaggtatATGCatttattctttgattttgttCTAATCCAGAATTCAGGCATAATGAGATTTTACTAAATCCctaaaaagaaaacaactttattcattcttcaatatttcttttgatttccTCTCAATACATGATTTCACTCGAAAGTTGACGTATATTAAATACATTTTGAcgtatcatttatttatatataaagagagagattgcaattattatttgatgattttaattgtcttttttattttttgtctgaGCAATTAACTTTTATGCATGAAAATGTACAATTAATGTTGTATATTTGATGAATTAGAACTCACTTTTATTGTATTCAGTAGTTTTAATTATTAACATaacattttttatgtatatttatttatatgagcAACTAACATTTTTGCATATCATttatacttgctaaacattATAAGTAATTAACACTATAATATTGAGTGTTCAAATAGTTCCCCCAATTGAAACTTAAATCTAGAATATTGTTGTGGGCCATTAATGGGCCTGAGCTATATTTGTTTGGACAAATATTGTTGGGCCGGCCTGCTTGCTCTTGAAGGTAATTTCACAGTTCACAGGCTCATTTGTACTTCTATCACTAATATTTTGTGTTGgtttttaatttagggaaacttacataaatatactataataaaaaaatatttactatttatagaaataatattttttttcacttgatcacttttaattcaattataatacatgtttaatacatattacaaaaacaatttattattcacatttaatacaaattttaatgataaataatacatttatcacacattttaatacacttataatacaatgtgacaattttttaccaagcaaatatgatatatttcaaaaacaattaaaattcatatatattgcatacataattcacttttaatacatattatagatttaacacagcattgctataaatgataataagcaaaaagtatcgctaaaatcagtaattattttttataatgtattaatttatgaaatttttcctttaatttatgTCCCTCTTAAAAAGTAACTTCTTGCGCATATggtatatttatatgttataatatCTCATACATTATACCCAAGCTTGACTTCAGTTTCTAAAATATCTCATGTCCTAGCATAAGTTCAATTGCTAAAAAGGcaaaaaattaatgattaattCATTTGAACGAAAAAACGcttcaattttatgaatttaaagaTATCCTTTTTAGACATCACTATATAACTTGAacagaattttttaaaatatatatatgtctatTCACTCTAATATAATCACATTGATGTggtatttcaaaaaaataatttaaagtctTGCAACAATAACATAACTTTAGCATAAATGACTAAAGTTCAACCGATGAATAAACCTCAGTCATATAAAACTTTGTCATGACTAACTTCAAAAGTTGTATATCAAATAAACATACAAAAGGTTATACCTCATctcaagtttttcttttttctttgcaAAAAATATCCAAAGCTTATTactcaataaaattaaatatatgtgtgtatatatatatatatatatattgtcaaacaaaatatatggaGAATATAGTAGTAGTAGAATTAGTGGATGGATACATGAAAAGTTGAAGGTGAAAAGGTCCAACATCACAGGTTGTCATTTTGAAATGTCTGTTCATCCATAGACCAGACAGGAGTACTAATATATGGTGGATAACAGTCATAGATTAATGTTAAATCACTCATAACTACCCCCACGGACATAATAATATTCTCgccgttttaatttattttttttaataagattgtctgttgtttttttttgataatttcttaattctaacttttgatatgacatgtttaaaaacacaaatttaataattttctttgtttttaattttaaattttgtgtcaatttaaaattaaaatcagacaaaataaattaaaatagaggaTAAAGAGACTTGTAAAAATCTTTTCCAGCTATACCTATCAAGCTATGTTAAGACATCACTTCATTAACCCACTAATGTTCTTCAACAACCTTcttgttttttatatatagtaaGCAAACTtgacaaaaggaaaaagaagatagtgttatttttcaagattcttccaacaaattttgagattttgttTGGATATTCTAGAGCTAATTATTGTTACTTGTTAGTAGTACTGATCCTCATCGTCATTTTAAAAATCTCTTATTTCGATTAAGCTGTTTTCATGTTCTAAAGTTGAAAATtctaaatcaaacaaatattacAACAATGAGAATATCTTTTAACGATAATGAATGTACACATTAACGAGAGTATTATACCTTTATCAGCATTAGTTAATTTTCATTGAATTCAATATAACTATAACTATAACTCTAGAGATATTTATCATGTAAAGTAACTAAGctattatcattaattaattcgTATCATCTCAATATATAATTCTTTtgaatacaaaaatactttttcaaAGTATATATTTGACAAACGAATATAATCTCATGACATAATGatatcacatatatattaaattaaattgacaCTAGTAATTCTTTTACACACCAAAGTACTTATCATCGTATCAAGAAAgtgttgtatatatataaaataagaaaagctGTACAATATTTTAACCAATACGTGCACAACATTTTTTCACTAGTTagtattttataatatatagtattgGCCCATATGATAGCATAGTGTTGTTGTgtaataattataatactatATATACACTTGAATACTTTTCaaatacttatatttatttattttttggtaggTCGTACTACATGTGCTTAATTAttggttaattttatttttttttatgaagcaGTAATTTTTATTAGTCAAATGTTCTTATCAAAGTACCGCAAAATATGGAGGATGATCTTTTTAGATTACGACATAGGTTGTGGGAACATTATGGTAGTTGACGTAGCacccaacaaaaagaaaattgaaaacaaaaattccaaaaagaaaaaataaattaaaataattattttttgttgtcaaAATTTCATTGGCAAAGTGGAGGAATAAGAAATATTATAGAAATACTAGTAGCCTCAAAAGTCTTTAAAAATcagaataaaacaaaaaaaaagattatttaaatCTAGCTTTCACCAGCTTAAAAGATCTACTTGCAATTTATTTATGTTCATACAGAAAGGtgttgaaaattgaaatatacaCTAATTATTACTAATATTCTATTGCCACAATAATTAAAAGCCGGTTCACATCAACAACCCGACCcgtgaagaaagaagaaaaaaaggagatAGTGATACTTATAACAGTAGTATATATATGAGGAACCAAATTCATTAATGGTAGCAAAAAATCTCCAACTTTATAGGAGATAATATTAAGATTAGCTTTGTCCTGATCtcctcttaattaattaaagtaagtCACTAATTCCTTTAATTTCcttatatattttactttttatgtgTATCCATTTCCACAAttttatttggatttttttttatttttgttcaggATTTCTCCACTTTGTTTTTGGGAATTTTCAAGAATTTCGTAATTTACGAGGTACGATTCTATCAATTAGagcaaaaaaaaacttttagcgAGAATTGAACATTTACCTTTTTACTCGATAGAATTGCCACTTAAACCTAAAATAGTCAATTGTcggtaaaagaaaaagttatttttattatagtgaatgtGTAGTTTCAAAGCCCAAACTCTTGAAAACCTAGACAATTTTTCGtgttttttttcaagattattgaaatttagaatcgaatatttatatttttgttgcaGGAAATGGAATATTATGGGTTTAATCAACATTGGCCTATTAGCTCATATGATGAGCTAAATGCAATATCTATAGCAAATTCATTTGGTCATGAGAATAATTTGCATGAATCATTCATCTCTCATCAGCCACTATTAGGCCATAAAAGGCCTATAGAATTGTCCCAAATTATTGAAGAAAGGCCACtaaaaaattgcaaaacaaGTCATAGCTGGaacaataatattgaaattgATCAAATATTGAGCTCACAATCTGTGGTTTCTCCCAATTATTCCCATTTGATGAACTCATCAAATAATTACACTAACCAACAAGTTGTGACAATGAAGCCCAAAGAGGAAACAACTAATTTGTCATCAAGCAGTATAACTTTTGCAGCTGATCATTGTCATCAAGATTCTTTTGCTAATCAGAATTATATGATGTTTAAGGCTGCTAATAACTCATCATGTCAAGGTGCTAATAAGAGTGTTAGCACTAATGGAAAATTAACACAAGCTCAAGATCATATCATTGCTGAGAGGAA comes from Solanum pennellii chromosome 1, SPENNV200 and encodes:
- the LOC107029934 gene encoding transcription factor bHLH18-like, with translation MEYYGFNQHWPISSYDELNAISIANSFGHENNLHESFISHQPLLGHKRPIELSQIIEERPLKNCKTSHSWNNNIEIDQILSSQSVVSPNYSHLMNSSNNYTNQQVVTMKPKEETTNLSSSSITFAADHCHQDSFANQNYMMFKAANNSSCQGANKSVSTNGKLTQAQDHIIAERKRREKLSQRFIALSALIPGLKKMDKASVLGDAIKYLKQLQEKVKTLEEQTKKKSVESVVFVKKYELYGDGENSSSDENYSSGTVPVDEALPEIEARISEKDVLIRIHCEKSKGIVEKTVAEIEKLHLSVINTCALSFGTSALDITIIAQMDEEFAMTVKDLVKNLRSALKVFM